CACACCATCATCCCGGCCTTTATCACCAAGGGCGGCCGCCCCATAGGGCCCATGGGCGTCATGGGGGCCTACATGCAGCCGCAGGGGCACGTGCAGGTCATGTGCAATCTTGTGGATTTTAAGCTCAATCCGCAGCAGGCCCTGGACGCGCCGCGCTGGCAGTGGGTGGGCGACCGCCGCTTTCTGGTGGAGCCGTCCTTTCCTGTGGAAACGGCCCGCCAGCTGGCGGGCAAAGGCCATGAGGTGGAAGTGGCCCTGCAGAGCACGTCCTTCGGACGGGGCCAGCTTATCCTGCGCCTGGACAACAACGTGCTGGTGGGCGCTGCGGAACCGCGCACAGACAGCAATATCGCCTGTTATTAAGGTGGAATAGCTGTGGGGGGAAGGGGACTTTTGTGAACAAAAGTCCCCTTCCCCCCACGCCCCCCATCCCTCAAAAAACTTTTTTCTGCTCTAGATTTTGCCGCGTGTGGCGGCCTCCCTGCGGCGACGGGCCAGGGCGCGCAGGTCTTCCACATTGTCGCTTTCGTCCACAATTTCGCTGCCCAGAATCTCTTCCACCACATCCTCCAGCGAAACCACGCCCGCAAGGCCGCCGTATTCGTCCAGCACGGCAAACAGATGCTCGTGCGCCTCCAGCATCTCACGCAAAAGCACGTCCAGCGTCTGATTTTCCAGAATAAAATTAATGGGCCGCAGAACAGCCGCAAGCGGCAGCCCGCCCTGACCATCACGCAGGTTGCGGGCCAGGGCGCGGCGCTCCACAAAGCCCACAATATCCTCGTTATCGTCCCCGTACACCGGCACGCGGCTGAAATGCCAGATGCGCGGGTCATTATAGGCCGCTTCCACCGTTGCGTTTTCCGGCAGCGAAAAAACCACGGTACGCGGGGTCATGACGTCATAGACGCGCTTCTGGTCCAGGGCCAGCACGTTGCGGATAAAGGCTTCCTCATAGGGCTTGATGCGCCCGGCCTGGCGCGACAGGCTGGCGACGGCGCGGATGTCGTCCTCCGAAACCATCGGCCCGGAAGCGCGCGGCCGCACCACCAGGCGGCTGATACAGGTCGTGACCCACAACAAGGGCGCCAGCAGCCGGGTAAGCACAGCCAGAGGTCGGGCCATGACCACGGCCAGGGCCTCGGTATGGGCCACCCCCAGGCTCTTGGGCAGAATCTCGCCCAGAATCAGCAGCAAGCCCGTAAAGCCCACGGCAAACAAAGCCGTGAAGTCCGGCCCGAATTGCGCCAGAAAAGCCGCGCCAGCCACCGTGGCCCCGGCCGTATTGGCAATGGTGTTAAGGGTAAGAATAGCGGCAATGGGCCGGTTGACCTCCAGCCGCAGCTTGTAGAGCACCGCGCCCGCTGGCCGGCCGGACCGCCGCAGCCGCTCAATGGCAGACCACGGCAGCGTATAGAGCACGGTTTCCGCCAGGGAACACAAAAAACACACGGCAATGGCCAGAGTGATGGAAAGAACCAGGGTCAGCATAACGTCTTCCTGCATGAAG
The sequence above is a segment of the Desulfovibrio legallii genome. Coding sequences within it:
- a CDS encoding CNNM domain-containing protein, whose protein sequence is MLTLVLSITLAIAVCFLCSLAETVLYTLPWSAIERLRRSGRPAGAVLYKLRLEVNRPIAAILTLNTIANTAGATVAGAAFLAQFGPDFTALFAVGFTGLLLILGEILPKSLGVAHTEALAVVMARPLAVLTRLLAPLLWVTTCISRLVVRPRASGPMVSEDDIRAVASLSRQAGRIKPYEEAFIRNVLALDQKRVYDVMTPRTVVFSLPENATVEAAYNDPRIWHFSRVPVYGDDNEDIVGFVERRALARNLRDGQGGLPLAAVLRPINFILENQTLDVLLREMLEAHEHLFAVLDEYGGLAGVVSLEDVVEEILGSEIVDESDNVEDLRALARRRREAATRGKI